In the Carassius gibelio isolate Cgi1373 ecotype wild population from Czech Republic chromosome A2, carGib1.2-hapl.c, whole genome shotgun sequence genome, one interval contains:
- the LOC128026748 gene encoding elongation of very long chain fatty acids protein 1-like has product MFQEVLSNILRFYDYLLQRTDARVRDYPLMQSPIQMTVILLGYVIFVLYVGPRCMANRNPFRLNTAMIVYNFSMVAFNAYIVYEFLMSGWATTYTWRCDLCDTSSSPQALRMVRAAWLFYFSKYVELLDTVFFVLRKKHSQVTFLHVIHHSILPWTWWWGITLTPAGGMGSFHAMVNACVHVIMYTYYGLAAAGPRFQKYLWWKKYMTAIQLIQFVLVTVHISQYYLMEKCEYQVPIFIHLILFYGTFFFILFSNFWIQAYVKGKRLPVSTEDKPKQNGITTVIEPVVVENGTVHYTNGFAHNGKVKEV; this is encoded by the exons ATGTTCCAAGAGGTGCTTTCAAACATCTTGAGGTTCTACGACTACCTTCTGCAAAGAACTG ATGCCAGAGTGCGGGATTATCCGCTGATGCAGAGTCCTATTCAGATGACCGTCATCTTGCTGGGATATGTGATCTTCGTTTTATATGTAGGACCACGATGCATGGCCAATCGGAATCCTTTCCGCCTCAACACAGCTATGATTGTCTATAATTTCTCAATGGTGGCCTTCAACGCCTACATTGTTTATGAG TTCCTGATGTCTGGCTGGGCAACAACATACACTTGGAGATGTGATCTCTGTGACACCTCCAGCAGTCCTCAAGCTCTCAGA ATGGTCCGGGCAGCCTGGTTGTTCTATTTTTCCAAATATGTTGAACTTCTAGATACG GTGTTTTTTGTGCTGAGAAAGAAGCACAGTCAGGTGACATTCCTGCATGTCATTCATCATTCCATCTTGCCCTGGACCTGGTGGTGGGGCATCACTCTTACTCCTG CGGGTGGCATGGGTTCCTTTCATGCTATGGTGAACGCGTGTGTCCATGTCATCATGTACACATACTACGGTCTGGCTGCTGCAGGACCACGCTTCCAGAAATATCTGTGGTGGAAAAAGTACATGACTGCTATCCAACTG attcagtttgtgctggtgaCTGTTCATATATCTCAGTATTACTTGATGGAAAAGTGTGAATACCAAGTTCCTATCTTCATTCATCTCATCTTGTTTTACGGAACCTTTTTCTTCATCCTCTTCTCCAACTTCTGGATCCAGGCCTATGTAAAGGGAAAGCGACTACCTGTTTCCACTGAGGACAAACCCAAACAGAATGGCATTACCACTGTGATTGAGCCAGTAGTAGTGGAAAATGGCACTGTGCATTACACTAATGGATTTGCTCACAACGGGAAAGTGAAGGAGGTCTAA
- the LOC128026836 gene encoding cell division cycle protein 20 homolog: protein MSHFGFENDIHNVLRLDMPITNAPMARWQRKASTSSSTNTSSLSPNKSVNRSVSLSKTPSKTPGKNGKTQNTPSKAGGDRFIPTRNNKQLDVASFLISKENEPVEEATSSTAPNQKAWSMTLNGYDIEEAKILHLGGKPLNAPEGYQNNLKVLYSQVATPDSIRKSRYISSVPERILDAPDIKNDFYLNLMDWGRQNMLAVGLADHVYLWDAGVGDIVLLKKMEEENEFICSVSWSKDGNFLAIGTSDCKVELWDVQYQKRLRSMDGHSARVGCLSWNDHVLSSGSRSGLIHQHDVRVADHHIFTFGGHTQEVCGLTWSPDGKYLASGGNDNMVYIWPMTSGSENQAVHALSEHQGAVKALAWCPWQPSILASGGGTSDRHIRIWNANSGSCISSLDTCSQVSSLVFAPNYKELVSGHGFAHDKVIIWKYPTLTKVAELEGHEDRVLNLALSPDGSTVASVAADETIRLWKSFEKDAVKKPKPTSSIIQQHIR from the exons ATGTCCCATTTTGGGTTTGAGAATGACATCCACAACGTCCTCCGTCTGGACATGCCCATCACGAATGCCCCGATGGCGAGGTGGCAGAGAAAAGCCAGCACATCCAGCTCCACCAACACGAGCTCGCTCTCACCGAACAAGAGTGTGAACAGATCAGTGAGCCTTTCCAAAACCCCAAGTAAAACACCAG GAAAGAACGGCAAAACCCAGAACACCCCGTCTAAGGCAGGAGGAGATCGATTCATCCCGACAAGGAATAACAAACAGTTGGATGTAGCAAGTTTTCTCATTTCCAAAGAGAACGAGCCAGTGGAAGAAGCCACATCCTCTACAGCA CCAAATCAGAAAGCTTGGTCTATGACACTAAATGGTTATGACATTGAGGAGGCAAAGATCCTGCATTTAGGAGGAAAACCACTGAATGCTCCTGAAg GTTATCAGAATAATTTAAAGGTCCTCTACAGTCAGGTTGCCACACCGGACTCTATCAGGAAGAGCCGGTACATTTCCTCGGTTCCAGAGCGGATTCTAGATGCCCCTGATATCAAAAATGATTTCT ATCTGAACCTGATGGATTGGGGAAGGCAGAATATGTTGGCAGTTGGCCTTGCCGACCATGTGTATTTGTGGGATGCTGGTGTAGGGGACattgttttattaaagaaaatgGAGGAGGAGAATGAGTTCATCTGCTCGGTCTCTTGGAGCAAAGATGGCAATTTCTTGGCCATTGGGACCAGTGATTGTAAAGTTGAG CTCTGGGATGTTCAGTACCAAAAGCGTCTCCGCAGCATGGATGGCCATTCGGCAAGGGTTGGTTGTTTGAGTTGGAATGATCACGTTTTGTCTAG TGGTTCCAGGTCTGGTTTGATTCATCAGCATGATGTTCGGGTAGCAGACCACCACATCTTCACCTTTGGTGGACACACGCAGGAAGTCTGTGGCCTTACATGGTCCCCAGATGGAAAATATTTAGCTAGTGGTGGTAATGACAACATGGTGTACATTTGGCCAATGACATCTGGCTCGGAGAATCAAGCTGTTCATGCTCTTAGTGAACACCAGGGAGCAGTCAAG GCTTTGGCGTGGTGCCCTTGGCAGCCTAGTATTCTTGCGTCAGGAGGGGGCACCAGTGACCGTCACATTCGCATCTGGAATGCCAACAGCGGCTCTTGTATCAGTTCCCTAGATACATGTTCACAG GTATCATCTCTTGTTTTTGCACCGAACTACAAAGAGCTGGTGTCTGGTCACGGTTTTGCCCATGACAAGGTTATCATTTGGAAATACCCTACACTCACAAAAGTTGCAGAGCTTGAAG GACATGAAGACAGAGTCCTCAACTTGGCTCTCAGTCCAGATGGTTCGACTGTGGCCTCTGTTGCCGCAGATGAAACCATTCGACTTTGGAAGAGTTTTGAGAAGGATGCCGTCAAGAAACCCAAGCCTACCAGCAGCATCATTCAACAACACATCCGATAA
- the LOC128026798 gene encoding coiled-coil and C2 domain-containing protein 1B: MFARKKKRAAAPKGQGAAAAKQMGLFLDFKPADVMEIEQDLDDPALEAEFAAIVGKKPNVAPRGKKAGKAPLPMEDIAKMAEACMKDIDDDEDDGLEDDEDLLAELQEVVDDEETEDSGATISAETSSAELTAAGQNSKISSVPGSIEHTLEERINMYRMAVTNSKAAGETSKARRYERGLKTLQTMLASVRKGGKVDETEIPPPVACGVSGSPSGPPAPAASPDQHGECDSAVEISPISAEAVPVGMDPASNTKDESSGVASPASLSSPEEEHAASGAELHLAHSPAGQPTKDTLLERQKEYRMAALKAKQAVDVDQAKIQIKASKGFDAAIEALEKGQPVDMSALPPPLSQASTVTHTAPPKAIPSPSAPADSGSGPARPQTVLEALEQRMAKYKEAFTQAKASGDERKARMHDRIAKQYQSAIRAHKAGRAINFDELPAPPGFPPIPGQKAAAPEQGLAAVLETANKLTSNEDEAGDGEEDDEEGKEKVKAPKVGDQVKPTLAVQPTVQKPKRTPSPSPDRTSKRGSPPDTAQQQLEFLEGRKKQYMKAALQAKQKNDLEQAKTLLRAAKSLDPMIEAARSGKTVDVSKLPSPPGDEDEDFILVHHSDVQISEKAEEVYTQLTKLLEEQYEKCVTYSKQFTHMGNVAETTKFENMAQQCKKSLEILKLAQNRGLQPPKHHFEERTYRTVRIFPELSSTEMVVFIVRGMNLPAPSGVATNDLDAYVKFDFPFPSTDQPQKHKTSVIRNTNNPEYNQSFKLNINRNHRGFRRVIQSKGLKLEVLHKGGFLRSDKPIGTALLKLEKLENDSEVREIVELMDGRKATGGRLEVKVRLREPLGGQDHQTVTERWLVLEEPQVLL; encoded by the exons ATGTTTGCTCGGAAAAAGAAGCGAGCAGCAGCGCCGAAAGGCCAAGGAGCAGCTGCAGCCAAACAG atgggATTGTTTCTTGATTTCAAGCCAGCTGATGTGATGGAAATAGAGCAAGATCTGGATGATCCAGCTTTAGAAGCTGAATTTGCTGCCATTGTTGGGAAGAAACCCAATGTGGCTCCCAGGGGGAAAAAGGCTGGCAAAG CTCCATTACCGATGGAGGATATTGCAAAAATGGCGGAGGCCTGCATGAAAGACATTGATGACGATGAAGATGATGGTCTGGAGGATGACGAAGACCTCTTG GCTGAGCTGCAGGAAGTGGTTGATGATGAGGAAACGGAAGATTCAGGTGCCACAATTAGTGCGGAAACCTCTTCAGCCGAATTGACGGCAGCCGGCCAG AACAGTAAGATTTCTTCAGTGCCTGGTAGCATTGAGCACACTTTAGAGGAGAGAATAAACATGTATAGGATGGCTGTTACCAATTCTAAAGCTGCAGGGGAAACCTCTAAAGCTCGAAGATATGAGAGAGGCCTCAAG ACACTACAGACTATGCTGGCATCAGTACGGAAAGGAGGGAAGGTTGACGAAACAGAAATTCCCCCTCCAGTTGCATGTGGAGTGTCTGGTAGTCCCAGTGGACCTCCTGCCCCTGCAGCTTCACCTGATCAGCACGGGGAGTGTGACAGCGCTGTTGAGATCTCTCCCATCTCTGCAGAGGCCGTCCCTGTTGGCATGGATCCAGCATCAAACACTAAAGACGAGTCCTCTGGTGTAGCATCTCCAGCTTCCCTATCATCTCCAGAAGAGGAACATGCAGCAAGTGGCGCTGAATTGCACTTAG CTCACTCACCAGCCGGACAGCCCACTAAAGACACTCTGttggagagacagaaagagtaCAGGATGGCAGCTCTCAAGGCCAAACAAGCAGTAGATGTTGACCAAGCCAAAATACAGATAAAGGCCAGCAAG GGGTTCGATGCAGCAATTGAGGCTTTGGAGAAAGGCCAGCCAGTGGACATGAGCGCCCTTCCACCCCCTCTGTCTCAAG CCTCTACAGTTACTCACACTGCGCCTCCAAAAGCCATTCCCTCGCCTTCTGCTCCCG CAGACAGCGGTTCTGGTCCAGCCCGACCCCAGACTGTCCTTGAAGCTCTGGAACAGAGGATGGCCAAGTACAAAGAGGCCTTCACACAAGCTAAGGCCAGCGGGGATGAGCGCAAAGCCCGCATGCATGACCGCATTGCTAAA CAATACCAGTCTGCCATCCGTGCCCATAAAGCAGGCCGAGCTATCAATTTTGACGAGCTTCCAGCCCCTCCAG GCTTTCCTCCAATCCCAGGCCAGAAGGCCGCTGCTCCAGAGCAGGGATTGGCTGCAGTTCTGGAAACAGCCAATAAGCTGACATCTAATGAAGATGAAGCTGGTGATGGTGAGGAGGACGATGAAGAGGGAAAGGAGAAG GTTAAGGCTCCGAAAGTAGGCGACCAAGTGAAGCCCACTCTTGCAGTACAGCCAACAGTACAGAAGCCCAAGAGGACCCCTTCACCTTCCCCAGACAGAACGTCCAAAAGAGGAAGTCCGCCTGACACTG CTCAGCAGCAGCTGGAGTTTCTGGAAGGCCGCAAAAAGCAGTACATGAAAGCAGCGCTGCAGGCAAAGCAAAAGAATGACCTAGAGCAGGCCAAGACCCTCCTGCGTGCAGCAAAAAGTTTGGACCCCATGATAGAAGCCGCCCGCAGTGGCAAGACAGTGGATGTTAGCAAG TTGCCTTCACCGCCTGGAGATGAGGATGAGGACTTCATCCTAGTCCATCACAGTGATGTTCAGATCTCAGAGAAGGCTGAGGAGGTCTACACTCAACTCACAAAACTACTCGAAGAGCAATACGAG AAATGTGTGACATACTCCAAGCAGTTCACGCACATGGGGAATGTTGCAGAAACAACCAA ATTTGAGAACATGGCGCAACAATGTAAGAAAAGCCTGGAGATTCTTAAACTGGCACAGAACAGGGGTCTTCAGCCTCCTAAACATCACTTTGAGGAGAGAACCTACCGCACTGTCAG GATCTTCCCAGAGCTCAGTAGCACAGAGATGGTTGTGTTCATTGTTAGAGGGATGAACCTTCCTGCTCCCTCTG GTGTTGCAACAAATGACTTGGATGCCTATGTCAAGTTTGATTTCCCATTCCCCAGTACA GATCAACCTCAGAAACATAAAACATCAGTCATCAGAAATACCAACAACCCAg AGTACAACCAGAGCTTCAAACTGAACATCAACCGAAACCACCGTGGCTTCAGGAGAGTTATACAGTCTAAAGGCCTGAAGCTGGAAGTGCTGCACAAAGG TGGCTTCCTGAGAAGCGACAAGCCGATAGGAACAGCCCTGCTCAAACTGGAGAAACTGGAAAATGATAGCGAAGTGAGAGAGATAGTGGAG CTTATGGATGGGCGGAAGGCTACAGGTGGTCGTCTGGAGGTGAAGGTGCGTCTCAGAGAGCCGCTGGGTGGGCAGGACCACCAGACTGTCACAGAACGATGGCTAGTGTTAGAGGAGCCACAG GTGTTGCTGTAA